Proteins co-encoded in one Pseudoliparis swirei isolate HS2019 ecotype Mariana Trench chromosome 7, NWPU_hadal_v1, whole genome shotgun sequence genomic window:
- the dbnlb gene encoding drebrin-like b isoform X2, translating to MAVNLSKNGPALTAAFKEVVDEKSNTNWALFTYEGNSNDIRLAAKGDGGLEELVEELNSGKMMYAFCLVQDPNSGLPKYVLINWTGEGVKDSRKGQCANHVSSMANFLRGAHVTINARGDEDVEPEVIREKVAKASGANYNFHKEASNRFQDSGPQGPVGSVYQKTNAMSEIRKTNKDNFWAQAEKEEEKRRLAERSKADDERQHLDKETKDREAKEAVQRDQRDKERASQIDQQKKYQQKQDAEPKEQEKRSEAASLISQRAMNPREMFKQRERGITPSDSDVSSAAPDVLQPGRLQSPFLSKPAYESERASSPQRQASPVPAGSASPVRATEPDVDDGQSRCEYDEQDAAPQEQCEEKTLAATASVQETAYEEPPQVEESHSYEATAQEAPEATPSKGICARALYDYQAADETEVSFDPDNIITGIEMIDEGWWRGYSPDGHFGMFPANYVELI from the exons atggaggactggaggagttGGTTGAAGAGTTAAACAGTGGAAAAATGATGTATGCTTTCTGCCTGGTCCAGGATCCAAATTCTGGCCTGCCTAAATATGTCCTCATCAACTGG ACTGGAGAAGGAGTGAAGGACTCCAGGAAAGGACAATGTGCAAATCATGTCAGCTCCATGGCCAACTTTCTTCGG GGGGCCCATGTCACAATAAACGCCAGAGGAGATGAAGACGTGGAGCCCGAGGTGATCAGAGAAAAGGTGGCCAAAGCCTCTGGAGCCAACTACAACTTCCACAAAGAAGCTTCCAACCGCTTCCAGGACAGCGGTCCTCAGGGTCCCGTG GGTTCAGTGTACCAAAAGACCAACGCCATGTCTGAAATCAGAAAGACCAACAAAGACAACTTCTGGGCTCAAGCGGAG aaagaagaggagaaacgtCGCCTGGCGGAGCGGAGCAAGGCCGACGACGAGCGCCAGCACCTGGATAAGGAGACGAAGGACAGAGAGGCCAAGGAGGCGGTGCAGAGGGACCAACGGGACAAGGAGAGAGCCTCTCAAATCGACCAGCAGAA GAAGTACCAGCAGAAGCAGGACGCCGAGCCCAAAGAGCAGGAGAAACGCTCG GAGGCGGCTTCTCTCATCTCTCAGCGCGCTATGAACCCCAGAGAGATGTTCAAGCAGCGAGAGAGGGGGATAACTCCCAGCGACTCTGACGTTTCCTCTGCTGCCCCCGACGTCCTCCAGCCAG GGCGCCTGCAAAGCCCTTTTCTGTCAAAGCCGGCGTATGAGAGTGAGCGAGCCAGTTCACCTCAGCGCCAAGCGTCTCCTGTGCCAGCAGGCTCCGCCTCTCCTGTCCGAGCCACAG AGCCTGATGTGGATGATGGACAGTCCAGGTGTGAGTATGATGAGCAGGATGCGGCCCCCCAGGAGCAATGTGAAG AGAAGACACTGGCTGCCACCGCCTCCGTCCAAGAGACGGCTTATGAAGAGCCTCCTCAG GTAGAGGAGAGTCACTCTTATGAGGCGACTGCTCAGGAGGCACCAGAGGCGACACCAAGCAAAGGCATATGTGCCAGAGCCTTGTACGACTACCAGGCTG ctgacgAAACCGAGGTCTCGTTCGATCCCGACAACATCATCACCGGCATCGAGATGATCGACGAGGGCTGGTGGCGGGGCTACAGCCCAGACGGCCACTTTGGAATGTTCCCAGCCAATTACGTGGAGCTCATCTag
- the dbnlb gene encoding drebrin-like b isoform X3 encodes MAVNLSKNGPALTAAFKEVVDEKSNTNWALFTYEGNSNDIRLAAKGDGGLEELVEELNSGKMMYAFCLVQDPNSGLPKYVLINWTGEGVKDSRKGQCANHVSSMANFLRGAHVTINARGDEDVEPEVIREKVAKASGANYNFHKEASNRFQDSGPQGPVGSVYQKTNAMSEIRKTNKDNFWAQAEKEEEKRRLAERSKADDERQHLDKETKDREAKEAVQRDQRDKERASQIDQQKKYQQKQDAEPKEQEKRSEEQQEEEPAPRKKAVKRGESVEKANEAASLISQRAMNPREMFKQRERGITPSDSDVSSAAPDVLQPGRLQSPFLSKPAYESERASSPQRQASPVPAGSASPVRATEKTLAATASVQETAYEEPPQVEESHSYEATAQEAPEATPSKGICARALYDYQAADETEVSFDPDNIITGIEMIDEGWWRGYSPDGHFGMFPANYVELI; translated from the exons atggaggactggaggagttGGTTGAAGAGTTAAACAGTGGAAAAATGATGTATGCTTTCTGCCTGGTCCAGGATCCAAATTCTGGCCTGCCTAAATATGTCCTCATCAACTGG ACTGGAGAAGGAGTGAAGGACTCCAGGAAAGGACAATGTGCAAATCATGTCAGCTCCATGGCCAACTTTCTTCGG GGGGCCCATGTCACAATAAACGCCAGAGGAGATGAAGACGTGGAGCCCGAGGTGATCAGAGAAAAGGTGGCCAAAGCCTCTGGAGCCAACTACAACTTCCACAAAGAAGCTTCCAACCGCTTCCAGGACAGCGGTCCTCAGGGTCCCGTG GGTTCAGTGTACCAAAAGACCAACGCCATGTCTGAAATCAGAAAGACCAACAAAGACAACTTCTGGGCTCAAGCGGAG aaagaagaggagaaacgtCGCCTGGCGGAGCGGAGCAAGGCCGACGACGAGCGCCAGCACCTGGATAAGGAGACGAAGGACAGAGAGGCCAAGGAGGCGGTGCAGAGGGACCAACGGGACAAGGAGAGAGCCTCTCAAATCGACCAGCAGAA GAAGTACCAGCAGAAGCAGGACGCCGAGCCCAAAGAGCAGGAGAAACGCTCG gaggagcagcaggaggaggagccggccCCCCGGAAGAAAGCAGTCAAGAGAGGTGAATCTGTGGAAAAGGCCAAT GAGGCGGCTTCTCTCATCTCTCAGCGCGCTATGAACCCCAGAGAGATGTTCAAGCAGCGAGAGAGGGGGATAACTCCCAGCGACTCTGACGTTTCCTCTGCTGCCCCCGACGTCCTCCAGCCAG GGCGCCTGCAAAGCCCTTTTCTGTCAAAGCCGGCGTATGAGAGTGAGCGAGCCAGTTCACCTCAGCGCCAAGCGTCTCCTGTGCCAGCAGGCTCCGCCTCTCCTGTCCGAGCCACAG AGAAGACACTGGCTGCCACCGCCTCCGTCCAAGAGACGGCTTATGAAGAGCCTCCTCAG GTAGAGGAGAGTCACTCTTATGAGGCGACTGCTCAGGAGGCACCAGAGGCGACACCAAGCAAAGGCATATGTGCCAGAGCCTTGTACGACTACCAGGCTG ctgacgAAACCGAGGTCTCGTTCGATCCCGACAACATCATCACCGGCATCGAGATGATCGACGAGGGCTGGTGGCGGGGCTACAGCCCAGACGGCCACTTTGGAATGTTCCCAGCCAATTACGTGGAGCTCATCTag
- the dbnlb gene encoding drebrin-like b isoform X1, producing MAVNLSKNGPALTAAFKEVVDEKSNTNWALFTYEGNSNDIRLAAKGDGGLEELVEELNSGKMMYAFCLVQDPNSGLPKYVLINWTGEGVKDSRKGQCANHVSSMANFLRGAHVTINARGDEDVEPEVIREKVAKASGANYNFHKEASNRFQDSGPQGPVGSVYQKTNAMSEIRKTNKDNFWAQAEKEEEKRRLAERSKADDERQHLDKETKDREAKEAVQRDQRDKERASQIDQQKKYQQKQDAEPKEQEKRSEEQQEEEPAPRKKAVKRGESVEKANEAASLISQRAMNPREMFKQRERGITPSDSDVSSAAPDVLQPGRLQSPFLSKPAYESERASSPQRQASPVPAGSASPVRATEPDVDDGQSRCEYDEQDAAPQEQCEEKTLAATASVQETAYEEPPQVEESHSYEATAQEAPEATPSKGICARALYDYQAADETEVSFDPDNIITGIEMIDEGWWRGYSPDGHFGMFPANYVELI from the exons atggaggactggaggagttGGTTGAAGAGTTAAACAGTGGAAAAATGATGTATGCTTTCTGCCTGGTCCAGGATCCAAATTCTGGCCTGCCTAAATATGTCCTCATCAACTGG ACTGGAGAAGGAGTGAAGGACTCCAGGAAAGGACAATGTGCAAATCATGTCAGCTCCATGGCCAACTTTCTTCGG GGGGCCCATGTCACAATAAACGCCAGAGGAGATGAAGACGTGGAGCCCGAGGTGATCAGAGAAAAGGTGGCCAAAGCCTCTGGAGCCAACTACAACTTCCACAAAGAAGCTTCCAACCGCTTCCAGGACAGCGGTCCTCAGGGTCCCGTG GGTTCAGTGTACCAAAAGACCAACGCCATGTCTGAAATCAGAAAGACCAACAAAGACAACTTCTGGGCTCAAGCGGAG aaagaagaggagaaacgtCGCCTGGCGGAGCGGAGCAAGGCCGACGACGAGCGCCAGCACCTGGATAAGGAGACGAAGGACAGAGAGGCCAAGGAGGCGGTGCAGAGGGACCAACGGGACAAGGAGAGAGCCTCTCAAATCGACCAGCAGAA GAAGTACCAGCAGAAGCAGGACGCCGAGCCCAAAGAGCAGGAGAAACGCTCG gaggagcagcaggaggaggagccggccCCCCGGAAGAAAGCAGTCAAGAGAGGTGAATCTGTGGAAAAGGCCAAT GAGGCGGCTTCTCTCATCTCTCAGCGCGCTATGAACCCCAGAGAGATGTTCAAGCAGCGAGAGAGGGGGATAACTCCCAGCGACTCTGACGTTTCCTCTGCTGCCCCCGACGTCCTCCAGCCAG GGCGCCTGCAAAGCCCTTTTCTGTCAAAGCCGGCGTATGAGAGTGAGCGAGCCAGTTCACCTCAGCGCCAAGCGTCTCCTGTGCCAGCAGGCTCCGCCTCTCCTGTCCGAGCCACAG AGCCTGATGTGGATGATGGACAGTCCAGGTGTGAGTATGATGAGCAGGATGCGGCCCCCCAGGAGCAATGTGAAG AGAAGACACTGGCTGCCACCGCCTCCGTCCAAGAGACGGCTTATGAAGAGCCTCCTCAG GTAGAGGAGAGTCACTCTTATGAGGCGACTGCTCAGGAGGCACCAGAGGCGACACCAAGCAAAGGCATATGTGCCAGAGCCTTGTACGACTACCAGGCTG ctgacgAAACCGAGGTCTCGTTCGATCCCGACAACATCATCACCGGCATCGAGATGATCGACGAGGGCTGGTGGCGGGGCTACAGCCCAGACGGCCACTTTGGAATGTTCCCAGCCAATTACGTGGAGCTCATCTag